A portion of the Sabethes cyaneus chromosome 3, idSabCyanKW18_F2, whole genome shotgun sequence genome contains these proteins:
- the LOC128743426 gene encoding DNA repair protein complementing XP-C cells homolog produces the protein MNSASKLSLRDKIFRHLSNVPNRCQQTEIVSCKQICEQNTDNRTINVDSDTDSEGSLDDHLVNLEDIDLDSQFFSQDYNKPTQVSITSGIDVEKEEQDYDSNLDLCNTEETRIVYEKLTQLANHERTHNETRELLRKTGVRIKTEPISECLTNHIVIEDDSEEEWVRIENSNEEKPTNSVEVLIGQGPKKCAKILDVDAQFKRLLQNQKREKQLILHKTHLLCLLGHGFYLNRLVNEMVLNHGQKLLEILQYVSEDILENLNFDTLKRICNAYRALIKLQPTSQKSDNHKSFCTDIFTDNYLLITSKEFYVMLFTAVLRFLSFEVRLVLCLNVLPKSVSPNKNKSQTKANHNVKASSKSNDCTSDDRERYPDVPLTTTEILKRKPELAHFSQIPQMDGIDDHIEEKRPRLCEVSDSKPKLWKLKRLNNIVALKSTLNHPKSRTTSDIKSPYFSQVPKKTNKKGSVNPVNRNPALSIWIEVMLDKRWHPVDILSGNVDCLDYIINALPQPPAYIFGWCGDETLHDVTPRYWWRNEVGARKLRISDKWRHPVILHFGRKRKDLRDLLDVREFRQLRYRAPIPDKVSEFKNHPSYCLKRDLLKFQAIYPVDAPPLGFFRGEPIYARECVHTLHSREVWLRHAKTIRLYEQPYKIVSSKLKREKTDLELFGYWQTEEYIPPEAQNGRVPRNAYGNIEIFKDCMLPKGTVHLKQINISKICRRLKVDYATAVVGFGVHAGGNHPVFEGIVICKEFEEHVLQEYERDKLEQEQRKHLHRERTIYANWRKLIKGMLIRSRLKHKYNFENL, from the exons ATGAATTCTGCTAGCAAGTTGTCCCTGCGTGATAAAATATTTAGGCATCTGTCCAATGTGCCCAATAGATGCCAGCAAACGGAAATTGTTTCTTGTAAACAAATCTGCGAGCAAAACACCGATAACCGTACTATCAATGTCGATTCAGATACAGATTCCGAAGGATCTCTAGATGATCATTTAGTTAATTTGGAAGATATCGATTTGGACTCACAGTTTTTCAGTCAAGATTACAACAAACCAACCCAAGTGTCAATTACATCCGGCATTGATGTTGAAAAGGAAGAACAGGATTACGATTCCAATTTAGATTTGTGCAATACAGAAGAAACTAGAATAGTATATGAAAAGCTAACTCAACTAGCTAATCACGAACGAACGCATAACGAAACGAGAGAGCTACTTCGGAAAACCGGTGTTAGAATAAAAACTGAACCGATAAGCGAATGTCTTACTAATCACATTGTAATCGAGGATGATTCTGAAGAAGAATGGGTAAGGATCGAGAACAGCAATGAAGAAAAACCAACAAACAGTGTTGAGGTACTGATTGGGCAAGGACCAAAAAAATGCGCAAAAATTTTAGACGTTGACGCCCAGTTTAAAAGACTACTGCAGAACCAAAAACGCGAAAAGCAATTAATACTGcataaaacacatttactctgTCTGTTGGGGCATGGTTTTTACCTTAATAGGTTAGTTAACGAAATGGTGCTAAATCACGGACAGAAGCTTTTGGAGATATTACAGTATGTCAGTGAAGACATTctggaaaatttgaattttgatacccTGAAACGGATCTGTAATGCCTATAGAGCCTTGATTAAACTGCAACCAACATCACAAAAGTCTGATAATCACAAGAGTTTTTGCACAGATATATTTACTGATAACTATTTACTAATAACTTCCAAAGAATTTTACGTCATGCTGTTTACAGCGGTACTCCGATTTCTTAGTTTCGAAGTTCGTTTGGTCTTATGTTTGAACGTTTTACCTAAAAGCGTTTCCCCGAACAAAAATAAATCTCAAACAAAAGCCAATCACAATGTGAAAgcaagcagcaaatcaaatgaTTGCACATCAGACGATAGGGAACGTTATCCCGATGTCCCACTCACAACCACagaaattttgaaacgaaagccAGAGCTAGCTCATTTTTCTCAAATTCCACAAATGGATGGTATTGATGATCACATTGAAGAAAAGCGACCTCGCCTGTGTGAGGTATCAGATTCCAAACCTAAATTGTGGAAACTGAAAAGGTTGAATAACATCGTTGCATTGAAGTCAACTTTGAATCATCCAAAATCAAGAACTACGTCAGATATAAAGTCACCGTACTTCTCGCAAGTtccaaagaaaacaaacaaaaagggCTCTGTGAATCCGGTAAATCGAAATCCAGCTCTCTCGATTTGGATAGAAGTTATGCTCGACAAGCGGTGGCACCCGGTAGATATTCTTTCTGGAAATGTAGATTGTCTCGACTATATAATCAATGCTTTACCGCAACCACCGGCTTACATTTTTGGATGGTGTGGCGACGAAACGTTACACGATGTCACCCCGCGTTACTGGTGGCGAAACGAAGTGGGAGCTCGTAAGCTTCGAATATCGGATAAATGGCGGCATCCCGtgattttacattttggaagaaaaagaaaagaccTTCGTGACTTGCTTGATGTACGAGAATTCCGCCAGCTACGATATCGTGCACCAATTCCGGACAAAGTTTCAGA GTTCAAAAATCATCCATCTTATTGCCTCAAAAGAGATCTGCTAAAATTTCAAGCAATCTATCCGGTTGACGCTCCACCGCTGGGATTTTTCCGGGGAGAACCAATCTACGCAAGAGAGTGCGTACATACGCTACACTCCCGGGAAGTATGGTTGAGGCATGCGAAAACTATTCGCCTGTACGAACAACCGTACAAAATTGTCTCGTCCAAACTGAAGCGGGAGAAAACCGATTTGGAACTGTTCGGTTACTGGCAAACGGAAGAATACATACCACCGGAAGCACAGAACGGACGCGTTCCGCGGAATGCTTATGGTAATATAGAAATATTCAAGGATTGCATGTTGCCCAAAGGGACAGTTCATTTGAAGC AGATCAACATATCAAAAATCTGCCGCCGGTTAAAAGTAGACTATGCTACGGCTGTGGTTGGCTTTGGTGTACACGCTGGTGGCAACCATCCGGTCTTTGAAGGCATTGTCATTTGCAAGGAGTTTGAAGAGCATGTGTTACAAGAATACGAACGGGACAAACTAGAGCAAGAGCAAAGAAAACATCTGCACCGCGAGAGAACTATTTATGCAAACTGGCGGAAGTTAATCAAAGGAATGCTAATTCGAAGTAGATTGAAGCATAAATATAATTTCGAAAATCTGTGA